The Drosophila teissieri strain GT53w chromosome X, Prin_Dtei_1.1, whole genome shotgun sequence genome has a segment encoding these proteins:
- the LOC122623085 gene encoding protein trapped in endoderm-1: MDQDMGMGMGMATGIVPEADMLMDEPAATQSIYPHSATLFAAISACVFVTIGVLGNLITLLALLKSPTIREHATTAFVISLSISDLLFCSFSLPLTAVRFFQESWTFGTTLCKIFPVIFYGNVAVSLLSMVGITLNRYILIACHSRYSQIYKPKFITLQLLFVWAVSFLLLLPPILGIWGEMGLDEATFSCTILKKEGRSIKKTLFVIGFLLPCLVIIVSYSCIYITVLHQKKKIRNHDNFQIAASAAAKGSSSSAGGSYMTTTCTRKAREDNRLTVMMVTIFLCFLVCFLPLMLANVVDDERKTSYPWLHIIASVMAWASSVINPIIYAASNRNYRVAYYKIFALLKFWGEPLSPMPSRNYHQSKNSKELSGVIRSTPLFHAVQKNSINQKCQTYSV, translated from the exons ATGGACCAGGAcatgggtatgggaatgggcatggcAACGGGCATTGTTCCGGAGGCAGACATGCTGATGGATGAACCGGCGGCCACGCAGTCGATCTACCCGCATTCGGCGACATTATTCGCGGCCATCAGtgcctgtgtgtttgtgaCGATCGGCGTTCTTG GCAACCTGATTACCCTGCTGGCGCTGCTCAAGAGCCCCACGATACGGGAGCATGCCACAACCGCATTCGTCATCTCGCTGAGCATCTCCGACCTGCTCTTCTGCTCCTTCAGCCTGCCACTGACCGCAGTGCGATTCTTCCAGGAG AGCTGGACTTTTGGGACCACGTTGTGCAAGATCTTTCCGGTGATCTTCTACGGCAATGTGGCTGTTTCACTCCTCAGCATGGTGGGCATCACCCTGAACAG ATATATACTCATCGCTTGCCATAGCCGCTACTCGCAGATATACAAGCCCAAGTTCATAACCCTGCAGCTGTTGTTCGTTTGGGCCGTGTCCTTTCTGCTGCTG CTGCCGCCCATTCTGGGCATCTGGGGCGAGATGGGCCTGGACGAGGCCACCTTCTCCTGCACAATACTCAAGAAGGAGGGGCGATCCATCAAGAAGACGCTCTTCGTGATCGGCTTCCTGCTGCCGTGTCTGGTGATCATCGTCTCGTACTCGTGCATCTACATTACGGTGCTGCACCAGAAAAAGAAGATCCGCAACCACGATAACTTCCAGATCGCGGCGAGTGCCGCGGCCAAGGGCTCGTCGTCGTCCGCCGGCGGATCGTACATGACCACCACATGCACGCGAAAGGCGCGCGAGGACAATCGACTGACCGTCATGATGGTCACCATCTTCCTGTGCTTCCTCGTCTGCTTCCTGCCGCTCATGCTGGCCAATGTGGTGGACGACGAGCGCAAGACCTCGTACCCCTGGCTGCACATCATCGCCTCCGTGATGGCCTGGGCTTCCAGTGTCATTAACCCGATCATCTATGCGGCCAGCAATCGCAACTACAG AGTGGCCTACTACAAGATCTTTGCGCTGCTGAAGTTCTGGGGCGAACCGCTGTCGCCGATGCCGAGTAGAAACTATCACCAAAGCAAGAACTCCAAGGAGCTGTCGGGCGTCATCCGCAGCACGCCTCTCTTTCACGCTGTGCAGAAGAATAGTATTAACCAAAAGTGCCAAACATATTCAGTGTGA
- the LOC122623086 gene encoding 60S ribosomal protein L35 isoform X1, producing MVKVKCSELRTKDKKELTKQLDELKNELLSLRVAKVTGGAPSKLSKIRVVRKAIARVYIVMHQKQKENLRKVFKNKKYKPLDLRKKKTRAIRKALSPRDANRKTLKEIRKRSVFPQRKFAVKA from the exons ATG GTGAAGGTTAAGTGCTCCGAGCTGAGGACCAAGGACAAGAAGGAACTCACCAAGCAGCTGGATGAGCTCAAGAATGAGCTGCTCAGTCTGCGCGTGGCCAAGGTGACTGGTGGAGCTCCCTCCAAGCTCTCCAAGAT CCGCGTTGTCCGCAAGGCCATCGCCCGCGTCTACATCGTGATGCACCAGAAGCAGAAGGAGAACCTGCGCAAGGTCTTCAAGAACAAGAAGTACAAGCCCCTGGATCTGCGCAAAAAGAAGACCCGCGCCATCCGCAAGGCCCTGTCTCCGCGTGACGCCAACCGCAAGACCCTCAAGGAGATCCGCAAGCGCTCCGTCTTCCCCCAGAGGAAGTTCGCCGTCAAGGCCTAG
- the LOC122624216 gene encoding ras-related protein Rab-18: protein MADRAIKLLVIGESGVGKSSLIRRFVENKFDENHDVTIGMDFKSKVMNVDGIDYKVALWDTAGAERFRALTPSFYRKALGAIVVYDISNRDSLVKLEAWLAELDSYSDNPNIAIIVVGNKIDQERVVDREEGRKFARKHRALFIETSAKCDQFVSDVFKDVVEKIVSSEYFNNGNSSGGLDIASDRDLEASASTCYC, encoded by the exons ATGGCTGATCGGGCTATCAAGCTCCTGGTGATCGGGGAGAGCGGCGTGGGCAAGTCCAG TTTGATACGTCGCTTCGTGGAGAACAAGTTCGACGAGAACCATGACGTCACGATTGGCATGGACTTCAAGAGCAAGGTGATGAACGTCGACGGCATAGACTACAAGGTGGCCCTGTGGGACACAGCTGGCGCCGAGAGATTCCGCGCTCTGACACCCAGTTTCTACCGAAAGGCTCTGGGCGCCATTGTGGTGTATGACATCAGCAACAGGGACAGCCTGGTCAAACTGGAGGCCTGGCTGGCCGAGCTGGACAGCTACAGCGACAATCCCAACATTGCCATCATTGTGGTGGGCAACAAGATCGACCAGGAGCGAGTGGTCGATCGCGAGGAGGGTCGCAAGTTCGCCAGGAAGCACAGGGCGCTCTTCATCGAGACCTCGGCCAAATGCGATCAGTTCGTCAGCGATGTGTTCAAAGATGTGGTGGAGAAG ATCGTCTCCTCCGAATACTTCAACAATGGCAATAGCTCCGGCGGTCTGGACATCGCCAGCGATCGGGATTTGGAGGCAAGCGCATCCACGTGTTACTGTTGA
- the LOC122624215 gene encoding RNA-binding protein 25, giving the protein MSYPPRAPMPPYMNASIPPPHMMQNMAKPPRSFRNSATISSQPTVYHRPPEPQPQFRGPIITVFVGNISERVPEALLKRILTACGMVINWKRVSTFGFCEFDGPIAAMRAVRLLSELEIDGKKLVAKVDAKNKVLIEDYKEQECKNGDRSNPVDEKTEDEFAIAQMHEFLEEHKHEFDGFDSSSRADLYGSTSRNKKTRREDDIKIKVLSENALEEEKRNLISSEIGKFRMRAEADEHRKELEKEKEKEKLAASKEKERDKERKKQREKERKSSTSKSSSSTTAATSSSGATATSSTSAADGADATEKTDKEAAPVVVKEAAAAKEPKESSSSTGRSASSRKEPAEVTQKERRSDSKETRRRRSKSRSKDRERERELRELRDKERERERERERERERERERERNEMRERERNEMRERERERERERERERDREREREREEKLLKPARDSRREKEMEDELRDRKKAEKKAREKEAAYQTRLSNWEIREKRKAKENEKYRLKELLRQEERETDAKRLKEFVEDYDDERDDSLYYRGRELQQRLAERVREADADSKDREKEADELAELKSKFFSGEYENPSLEFEKARREIEKLYEPRILISVNQEPPAAATASAHQRKQAASAAGEGGEGQKQRQKSQQLDSYDPDTAGMNDDDSISNDDRASMADTASNASGGYAKNNNNDQSRSNSLSRQNSESRDSLAQIHTPTQSALLNDQGSGHDGLLPSATPPMTMPLISLTLGNNLKKKKIEATGVFVNDDDNDENINPKKRKLVPLDYDDNMSNTHEPSNHAASSGAANSSSSSSNNNSSSADRQSSAVSAATAAAAAVSQKIAQAGGSSGSGSGSGSGSGGSGSNGGKNNGNKQNSSSKHGKNEAAASAGGSGDAAAANTKKDENGAKVYDEKRRHIKSIIDRIPTQKEELFNYMLERNEIDSGLMERKIRPWINKKIIEYIGEPEPTLVDFICSKVLAGSPPQSILDDVQMVLDEEAEVFVVKMWRLLIYELDAKRFGLAGK; this is encoded by the exons ATGTCGTACCCGCCGCGGGCGCCCATGCCGCCCTACATGAATGCATCCATACCGCCGCCGCAC ATGATGCAGAACATGGCCAAGCCGCCGAGAAGCTTCCGCAACTCGGCCACCATCAGCTCACAGCCGACAGTATACCATCGTCCGCCGGAGCCGCAGCCACAGTTCCGGGGACCGATCATCACCGTCTTCGTGGGCAACATCAGCGAACGCGTCCCGGAGGCACTGCTCAAACGCATCCTGACCGCCTGCGGCATGGTCATCAACTGGAAACGGGTCTCCACGTTCGGCTTCTGCGAATTTGA CGGACCTATTGCAGCGATGCGAGCTGTACGCCTGCTCAGCGAGCTGGAGATCGATGGCAAGAAGCTGGTGGCCAAGGTGGATGCCAAGAACAAGGTACTCATCGAGGATTACAAGGAGCAGGAGTGCAAGAACGGCGACCGCTCCAACCCAGTGGACGAAAAGACCGAGGATGAGTTCGCCATTGCCCAGATGCACGAGTTTCTGGAGGAGCACAAGCACGAGTTCGACGGATTCGATAGCAGCAGTCGCGCCGATTTGTACGGCAGCACTAGCCGCAACAAGAAGACGCGCCGCGAGGACGACATCAAGATCAAGGTGCTGAGCGAAAATGCcctggaggaggagaagcgcAACTTGATTAGCAGCGAGATAGGCAAATTCCGTATGCGTGCGGAGGCCGACGAACATCgcaaggagctggagaaggaaaaggaaaaggagaagCTTGCGGCCAGCAAGGAGAAGGAACGCGACAAGGAGCGCAAAAAGCAGCGCGAGAAGGAGCGCAAATCGTCGACCAGCAAGTCCAGCAGCTCAACGACAGCGGCCACCAGTTCCTCCGGTGCCACAGCCACCTCTTCAACATCCGCCGCCGATGGCGCTGACGCAACGGAAAAGACGGACAAAGAAGCAGCCCCTGTTGTGGTCAAGGAAGCCGCTGCCGCTAAGGAGCCGAAAGAGTCGTCCTCCTCCACGGGACGCAGTGCCAGCAGTCGCAAGGAGCCGGCCGAGGTAACACAAAAGGAGCGCCGCTCCGACTCCAAGGAGACGCGTCGCCGACGCTCGAAATCCCGCTCCAAAGATCGGGAACGAGAGCGTGAGCTGCGCGAGCTTCGCGACAAGGAGCGCGAGCGCGAACGTGAAAGGGAGCGGGAACGGGAGCGTGAGCGCGAGCGGGAACGCAACGAAATGCGCGAACGGGAGCGCAACGAGATGCGTGAGCGCGAACGGGAACGCGAAAGGGAGCGGGAACGTGAGCGCGACCGAGAACGCGAGCGGGAGCGCGAGGAGAAGCTGCTGAAGCCAGCCCGGGACTCGCGGCGTGAAAAGGAAATGGAGGACGAACTGCGGGACCGCAAGAAAGCCGAGAAGAAGGCGCGCGAAAAGGAGGCCGCCTACCAGACGCGCCTATCCAACTGGGAGATACGCGAGAAGCGCAAGGCCAAGGAGAACGAGAAG TACCGCCTGAAGGAGCTGCTGCGCCAGGAGGAGCGCGAGACCGATGCCAAGCGATTGAAGGAGTTCGTGGAAGATTACGACGATGAGCGCGACGATTCGCTCTATTATCGCGGCCGCGAACTGCAGCAGCGACTGGCGGAACGAGTGCGCGAGGCGGATGCCGATTCCAAGGATCGCGAGAAGGAGGCCGACGAGTTGGCCGAGCTTAAGTCCAAGTTCTTTAGCGGGGAATACGAGAATCCTTCGCTGGAGTTCGAAAAGGCGCGTCGCGAGATCGAGAAGCTCTACGAGCCACGCATCCTGATCAGCGTGAACCAAGAGCCGCCGGCAGCGGCGACAGCTTCGGCCCATCAGCGCAAGCAGGCCGCCTCGGCAGCGGGTGAAGGCGGTGAGGGGCAGAAGCAGCGACAGAAGAGCCAGCAGCTGGATAGCTACGATCCGGACACGGCCGGCATGAATGATGACGACTCCATATCGAACGACGACCGCGCCTCCATGGCCGACACAGCCTCCAATGCCAGTGGTGGCTAtgccaagaacaacaacaacgaccaGTCGCGGTCGAACAGTTTGAGCAGACAGAATAGTGAGTCGCGCGATTCACTGGCCCAGATCCACACTCCCACGCAGAGCGCCCTGCTGAATGACCAAGGTTCGGGCCACGATGGCTTGCTGCCCTCGGCCACGCCGCCCATGACCATGCCCCTCATCTCGCTGACGCTGGGCAACAACctcaagaagaagaagatcgaGGCCACTGGCGTATTCGtcaacgacgacgacaacgatgAGAACATCAATCCCAAGAAGCGTAAACTGGTGCCGCTAG ACTACGATGACAACATGAGCAACACACATGAGCCATCCAATCATGCAGCCAGCAGCGGTGCTGcgaatagcagcagcagcagcagcaacaataacagcagctCGGCGGATCGACAAAGCTCCGCCGTGTCGGCGGCCaccgccgcagcagctgccgtTAGCCAGAAGATCGCACAGGCGGGCGGCTCATCGGGGTCGGGTTCTGGTTCGGGATCCGGCTCTGGCGGCTCCGGTTCGAACGGTGGCAAGAACAACGGCAACAAacagaacagcagcagcaaacacgGTAAGAATGAGGCAGCTGCATCTGCCGGCGGTAGCGGAGATGCTGCCGCTGCAAACACCAAAAAGGATGAGAATGGTGCAAAGGTGTATGATGAAAAACGGCGGCATATAAAAAGCATTATTGACAGGATTCCCACGCAAAAGGAGGAGCTATTTAATTATATGCTTGAACGCAACGAGATTGACAGCGGTCTAATGGAACGCAAAATACGTCCATGGATCAATAAGAAAATCATCGAGTATATCGGTGAGCCGGAGCCGACGCTGGTGGACTTTATATGTTCCAAAGTGTTGGCCGGCAGCCCGCCTCAAAGCATCTTGGATGATGTGCAAATG GTACTGGACGAGGAAGCCGAGGTCTTTGTGGTGAAGATGTGGCGACTGCTTATCTACGAACTTGACGCCAAGAGGTTCGGCCTTGCGGGGAAATAG
- the LOC122624242 gene encoding NAD-dependent protein deacylase Sirt4, whose amino-acid sequence MRVGQLLRFRSTTLRSSTARQEYVPHHKPAVEDDIKRLEDFLLSKPNVLVLTGAGISTESGIPDYRSEGVGLYARSNHKPVQHMEFVKSSAVRKRYWARNFVGWPKFSATQPNATHHALARFEREERVQAVVTQNVDRLHTKAGSRNVVEVHGSGYVVKCLSCEYRIDRHEFQSILASLNPAFKDAPDMIRPDGDVEIPLEYIENFRIPECTQCGGDLKPEIVFFGDSVPRPRVDQIAGMVYNSDGLLVLGSSLLVFSGYRVVLQTKDLKLPVAIVNIGETRADHLADIKISAKCGDVIPKLFDFRTAKNAS is encoded by the exons ATGCGTGTGGGCCAGTTGCTCCGCTTCCGGAGCACCACCTTGCGCAGCTCCACCGCCAGGCAGGAGTACGTGCCGCATCACAAGCCCGCCGTGGAGGACGACATCAAGCGGCTGGAGGACTTTCTCCTGTCCAAACCGAATGTTTTGGTTCTCACGGGCGCTGGCATCTCGACGGAATCGG GCATTCCCGACTACCGGTCCGAGGGCGTGGGACTCTACGCCCGGTCCAATCACAAGCCCGTCCAGCACATGGAATTCGTCAAGTCGTCGGCGGTGCGCAAGCGGTACTGGGCCAGAAACTTTGTGGGATGGCCCAAGTTTTCCGCCACACAGCCCAATGCCACGCACCATGCACTGGCCAGATTCGAGCGGGAGGAGCGGGTCCAGGCGGTGGTCACCCAGAATGTGGACCGGCTGCACACGAAGGCGGGCAGCCGGAACGTTGTGGAGGTTCATGGCAGTGGGTATGTGGTCAAGTGCCTGTCCTGCGAATACCGTATCGATCGTCACGAGTTCCAGAGCATACTGGCGTCCCTCAATCCGGCCTTCAAAGATGCCCCCGACATGATTCGGCCTGACGGCGATGTGGAGATCCCACTGGAGTACATCGAGAACTTCCGGATACCCGAGTGCACGCAGTGCGGCGGCGACTTGAAGCCGGAAATTGTCTTCTTCGGAGATTCTGTGCCACGGCCACGAGTGGATCAGATTGCCGGCATGGTGTACAATAGCGATGGCTTGCTGGTCCTCGGATCCAGTCTCCTGGTCTTCTCCGGCTACCGCGTAGTCCTGCAAACAAAGGACCTCAAACTACCGGTGGCCATTGTCAATATTGGCGAAACGCGCGCCGATCACCTGGCGGATATCAAGATCTCCGCCAAGTGCGGCGATGTGATACCCAAACTGTTCGACTTTCGAACCGCGAAAAACGCCAGCTAA